One Rhizobium favelukesii DNA segment encodes these proteins:
- a CDS encoding LuxR family transcriptional regulator encodes MQGTSNSSKFERAFNEIRAASNVDAAIRSLQTAYDVDHVTYHLAQTISHRVDAPFVRTTYPDAWVSRYLLNGYVKIDPVVREGFLRQLPFDWSEVEPTLEAYALLVDAQKHGLGGNGYSIPVADKARRRSLFSINSGLPAHKWQELIASYRDEWTELANLIHSKAVLELYGEHDPVPPLSPREIECLHWTALGKDYKSIALILEISEHTTRDYLKTARFKLGCPTLSAATTKAVQLRVINPQS; translated from the coding sequence ATGCAAGGAACTTCTAATAGCTCAAAGTTCGAGCGCGCCTTCAATGAGATTAGGGCAGCGTCCAATGTCGATGCCGCAATTCGATCCCTACAGACGGCATACGACGTCGACCACGTGACGTACCATCTCGCACAAACCATCTCGCATAGGGTTGACGCGCCATTTGTCCGTACCACTTATCCTGATGCCTGGGTCTCCCGATACCTTCTTAACGGCTACGTCAAAATTGATCCCGTCGTTAGGGAAGGCTTTCTCCGCCAGCTTCCGTTCGACTGGAGCGAAGTGGAGCCAACGCTAGAAGCCTATGCGTTGTTGGTCGACGCCCAAAAACATGGTCTGGGCGGCAATGGCTATTCCATCCCGGTCGCCGACAAGGCGAGACGACGGTCGTTGTTTTCGATAAATTCCGGCTTGCCGGCCCATAAGTGGCAAGAGTTGATCGCGAGTTACCGGGACGAGTGGACTGAACTCGCGAACCTGATCCATAGCAAAGCCGTGCTAGAACTCTATGGCGAGCATGATCCCGTACCGCCTTTGAGTCCAAGGGAAATCGAGTGTCTTCATTGGACAGCGCTTGGCAAGGACTACAAAAGCATCGCGCTAATCCTCGAAATTTCCGAGCATACGACGCGTGATTATCTGAAGACAGCGCGGTTCAAGCTGGGCTGTCCAACCCTTTCGGCCGCCACAACCAAAGCCGTCCAGCTCCGCGTCATCAACCCCCAATCATAA